Proteins from a single region of Pseudomonas ekonensis:
- a CDS encoding autotransporter outer membrane beta-barrel domain-containing protein: protein MHLNFLSLSLPALKGRALSLPALMFSSFTLAAPIVGGSVTLNNGDPVDSWFLSQNATLTVNGAETLGINADSSTVNVNAGGRTGAISASNGSVVNVSGAHVTGTSGQTALELVSSQGRIDNSTVSGDFFGVSAVRFSTTQNGSTLTISGNSTITGVDAGAFASSHSVIDLTDSSLEGTGTTGYGLWLQSAEATARNSTITGAKDGVFIELDQTGVAPAALNLDNTTVQGKNGSAIVVDFDNFQQSTATVTLNNSRLLASNGTLLEVKGGADVSMVVNASTLNGNIVTQTGSNTDLTLQNGSVLTGRLDNVASATINDTSQWVLVGDSQVGKLALNGGAVKFGADNAFYQLNVSELSGNGRFIMGTDLATGQTDLLNVTGSATGSHELLIASSGTEPAAGQPVTVVKTAGGDAQFSLVGGVVDQGAYSYALAKSGNDWILDPSTRVVSPGTRSVLALFNTPLPTWYGELTSLRTRMGELRMNPGRSGAWGRTYGNKFQIADGSGTGYDQTQRGFTLGADAALGEGQWLVGVMGGHSASDLDLDAGTSGEVDSYYLGAYATWLDPVDGYYADAVLKVNRFRNEAKVGLSDGGRAKGDYDNTGVGGSIEVGRHIKLDGGYFVEPYTQWSAVTVQGKDFSLDNNLQADGGQARSLLGEVGVTAGRNFKVQDDIELQPYVRVAGAYEFEKNNEVTVNDNVFKNNLSGSRVKLGAGIAASMTDKLQIHADYEYSDGKNFRQPGGLTLGLRYAF from the coding sequence ATGCATCTCAACTTCTTGTCGCTTTCTCTTCCTGCGCTGAAGGGGCGGGCGCTGAGCCTCCCGGCGCTGATGTTTTCTTCCTTCACGCTGGCTGCACCGATTGTGGGCGGCAGTGTGACGCTCAACAATGGCGATCCTGTCGACAGCTGGTTCTTGAGTCAGAACGCAACCTTGACCGTCAATGGCGCCGAGACGCTGGGCATCAACGCGGACAGCTCGACGGTCAATGTCAACGCCGGCGGACGCACCGGGGCGATTTCGGCGAGCAACGGCTCGGTGGTCAATGTGAGCGGCGCCCACGTGACCGGCACCAGCGGGCAGACGGCCCTGGAGTTGGTGTCCAGTCAGGGGCGTATCGACAACAGCACGGTCAGCGGCGATTTCTTCGGTGTGTCCGCTGTTCGGTTCTCCACCACCCAGAACGGTTCCACCCTGACCATCTCCGGCAACAGCACCATCACAGGTGTGGATGCCGGAGCGTTCGCCTCTTCCCACAGCGTCATCGACCTGACTGATTCGTCCCTTGAAGGGACAGGCACCACCGGGTATGGCCTGTGGCTGCAGAGTGCCGAAGCCACGGCCAGAAACAGCACGATCACCGGCGCCAAGGACGGTGTTTTCATTGAACTGGATCAAACCGGCGTGGCACCCGCCGCATTGAACCTGGACAACACCACCGTGCAGGGCAAGAACGGTTCGGCGATCGTGGTGGACTTTGACAATTTCCAGCAGTCGACGGCAACCGTGACGCTCAACAACTCACGGTTGCTGGCCAGCAACGGCACCTTGCTTGAAGTCAAGGGCGGTGCGGACGTGTCGATGGTCGTCAACGCCAGCACCTTGAACGGCAACATCGTTACGCAAACCGGCAGCAACACCGATCTGACCTTGCAGAACGGTTCCGTGCTGACCGGCCGGCTCGACAATGTGGCCAGTGCGACGATCAACGACACGTCCCAGTGGGTGCTGGTGGGCGACAGCCAGGTCGGCAAGCTTGCGCTCAATGGCGGTGCCGTGAAGTTCGGTGCGGACAATGCCTTTTATCAATTGAACGTGAGCGAGCTGTCCGGTAACGGTCGTTTCATCATGGGCACCGACCTGGCCACCGGACAGACCGACCTGTTGAACGTCACCGGCAGCGCCACCGGCTCCCACGAATTGCTGATCGCCAGCAGCGGCACCGAGCCTGCGGCCGGGCAACCGGTGACCGTCGTCAAGACCGCCGGTGGGGACGCGCAGTTTTCCTTGGTTGGAGGAGTGGTGGATCAAGGCGCCTATTCCTACGCGCTGGCCAAGAGCGGCAATGACTGGATTCTTGATCCGTCGACACGGGTCGTGAGTCCGGGCACGCGTTCGGTGCTGGCACTGTTCAATACGCCATTGCCGACGTGGTACGGCGAGCTGACGTCGCTGCGCACCCGCATGGGTGAGTTGCGCATGAACCCGGGCCGGTCCGGTGCTTGGGGACGCACCTACGGCAACAAGTTCCAGATCGCGGACGGTTCGGGCACCGGTTACGATCAGACCCAGCGCGGGTTCACGCTGGGTGCCGACGCGGCGTTGGGGGAAGGGCAATGGCTGGTGGGGGTCATGGGGGGGCACAGCGCGTCCGACCTCGATCTGGACGCCGGCACGTCCGGTGAGGTCGACAGTTACTACCTGGGCGCCTATGCCACCTGGCTCGATCCGGTCGACGGCTACTACGCCGATGCGGTGCTGAAGGTGAACCGGTTTCGCAACGAGGCCAAGGTCGGCCTGAGCGATGGTGGCCGGGCCAAGGGCGACTACGACAATACCGGAGTCGGTGGTTCGATCGAGGTCGGGCGGCACATCAAGCTGGATGGGGGCTATTTCGTCGAGCCGTACACCCAATGGTCGGCGGTGACGGTTCAAGGCAAGGATTTCTCGCTGGACAACAACTTGCAGGCCGATGGCGGCCAGGCCCGATCGCTGCTGGGTGAGGTCGGGGTCACCGCCGGTCGCAACTTCAAGGTTCAGGACGATATCGAGCTGCAACCTTACGTGCGTGTCGCCGGGGCCTATGAGTTCGAGAAGAACAATGAGGTGACGGTCAACGACAATGTGTTCAAGAACAACCTGTCCGGATCGCGCGTAAAGCTGGGGGCGGGCATCGCGGCGTCGATGACCGACAAACTGCAGATCCATGCGGACTATGAATACAGCGACGGGAAAAATTTCAGGCAGCCGGGCGGACTGACCCTGGGGTTGCGCTACGCGTTTTGA
- a CDS encoding LacI family DNA-binding transcriptional regulator: MNDFSAAQRSRVTMLDVAEHAGVSKASVSRFIGDDRALLSEATAERIERAIAELGYRPNQMARGLKRGRTRLIGMLVADIRNPYSIAVMHGVETACRRHGYSLVVCNTDRDDEQERQHLALLRSYNIEGLIVNTLGHHRDELHELKREMPLVLVDRKVDGLDSDMVGLDNARAVQLALDHLEQRGYRDLLLVTEPFDGTSSRIERVASFQKQIAQRSGLSGAVLETGATLAADLQAFLSRPGAGPKALFCANGVAALACTRALREIGSRLFEDAGLIALDDLDWYPLVGSGITALAQPTADIGAQAFECLLKRLRGDDEAARVVDFAPVLIERGSTCGVCDD, translated from the coding sequence GTGAACGACTTCTCCGCCGCCCAGCGCAGCCGCGTGACCATGCTCGACGTCGCCGAACACGCCGGCGTGTCCAAGGCCAGCGTCTCGCGCTTCATCGGCGACGACCGCGCCCTGCTCTCCGAGGCCACCGCCGAGCGCATCGAACGGGCAATCGCCGAGCTGGGTTACCGCCCCAACCAGATGGCCCGAGGCCTCAAGCGCGGGCGCACCCGCCTGATCGGCATGCTGGTGGCCGACATCCGCAACCCCTATTCGATCGCCGTGATGCACGGGGTGGAAACCGCCTGCCGCCGTCACGGCTACAGCCTGGTGGTGTGCAACACCGACCGCGACGACGAGCAAGAACGCCAGCACCTGGCGCTGCTGCGCTCGTACAACATCGAAGGCCTGATCGTGAACACCCTCGGCCATCACCGGGACGAACTGCATGAGCTCAAGCGCGAGATGCCGCTGGTGCTGGTGGACCGCAAAGTGGATGGACTGGACAGCGACATGGTCGGGCTGGACAACGCCCGCGCCGTGCAGCTGGCGCTCGATCATCTTGAGCAGCGGGGTTACCGGGATCTGCTGCTGGTGACCGAACCCTTTGACGGCACCAGCTCGCGGATCGAACGGGTCGCCAGCTTCCAGAAGCAGATCGCCCAGCGCAGCGGCCTGAGCGGCGCGGTGCTGGAAACCGGCGCAACGCTCGCCGCCGATCTGCAAGCCTTTCTGAGCCGACCCGGTGCCGGGCCCAAGGCGCTGTTCTGCGCCAACGGCGTGGCGGCGCTGGCCTGCACCCGCGCCTTGCGCGAGATCGGCAGCCGGCTGTTCGAGGACGCCGGGCTGATCGCGCTGGATGACCTGGACTGGTATCCGCTGGTGGGCAGCGGCATCACGGCCCTTGCCCAGCCGACGGCGGACATCGGCGCCCAGGCGTTCGAATGCCTGCTCAAGCGGTTGCGTGGGGATGACGAGGCGGCGCGGGTGGTGGATTTTGCGCCGGTGTTGATCGAGCGGGGGTCTACCTGTGGGGTTTGCGATGACTGA
- a CDS encoding sugar kinase, with protein MSEIDILSFGETMAMFVAEHSGDLASVGQFHKRIAGADSNVAIGLSRLGFSVAWLSRVGADSLGRFVVESLAREGLDCSHVAVDPAHPTGFQLKSRSDDGSDPQVEYFRRGSAASHLSPEAITAELLNARHLHATGIPAALSASARAMSHELMTRMRQAGRSVSFDPNLRPSLWASEREMITEINRLAALAHWVLPGLAEGRLLTGFDDPADIAAFYLDRGAEAVAIKLGPQGAYYRTQLDQGFVAGVPVATVVDTVGAGDGFAVGMISALLEHQSFAEAVRRANWIGSRAVQSRGDMEGLPDRSELTCEFEAANRQQAGSYRGTATTP; from the coding sequence ATGTCTGAGATCGACATCCTTTCGTTCGGCGAAACCATGGCCATGTTCGTCGCCGAGCACAGCGGCGACCTGGCGTCGGTGGGCCAGTTCCACAAACGCATCGCCGGGGCCGACAGCAACGTCGCCATCGGCCTGTCCCGACTGGGGTTCAGCGTGGCGTGGCTGAGCCGGGTCGGCGCCGATTCCCTGGGCCGTTTCGTCGTCGAATCCCTTGCGCGCGAAGGCCTGGACTGCAGCCATGTGGCGGTGGACCCGGCGCACCCCACCGGTTTCCAGCTCAAGTCGCGCAGCGACGACGGCAGCGACCCGCAGGTCGAGTACTTTCGTCGGGGTTCGGCGGCCAGCCACCTGTCGCCCGAGGCGATCACGGCAGAGCTGCTCAACGCCCGGCACCTGCACGCCACCGGCATTCCTGCGGCGCTGTCGGCCTCGGCCCGGGCCATGTCCCATGAACTGATGACGCGCATGCGCCAGGCCGGGCGCAGCGTGTCGTTCGACCCCAACCTGCGCCCGAGCCTGTGGGCCAGCGAACGGGAGATGATCACCGAGATCAACCGCCTCGCCGCCCTCGCCCATTGGGTGCTGCCGGGCCTGGCCGAAGGCCGTCTGCTCACCGGGTTCGACGATCCGGCGGACATCGCCGCGTTCTACCTCGACCGGGGCGCCGAAGCGGTGGCGATCAAGCTCGGGCCCCAAGGCGCCTATTACCGAACGCAACTGGATCAAGGCTTTGTGGCCGGGGTGCCGGTGGCGACGGTGGTGGATACGGTCGGCGCCGGCGACGGGTTCGCCGTCGGGATGATCAGTGCCCTGCTGGAGCACCAGAGTTTTGCCGAGGCGGTCAGGCGCGCCAACTGGATCGGCAGCCGTGCGGTGCAAAGCCGTGGAGACATGGAGGGGCTGCCGGACCGATCCGAACTCACTTGTGAATTTGAGGCCGCCAATCGCCAGCAGGCTGGCTCCTACAGGGGAACGGCGACCACCCCATAG
- a CDS encoding TIM barrel protein: MNEPAVSISLSSYGADLVRQRGQGFFVDVLAAAGASRIEWREELLTGEVPAQLAQATAAARLQSLYSSPTELWLAGQALPNPQLETALQNAEAFGARWLKVSLGHFADRHDFSALAHRLSQSPVRLLVENDQTPHGGRIEPFQRFFSAVEQHGLPIRMTFDIGNWQWQGESAAQAARLLGRHVGYVHCKAVARRADGKLVAVPPVANDLHHWEQLLRHMDQGVMRAAEYPLQGDDLVQLTRDHVAALARLGQSCLEPAHV, encoded by the coding sequence ATGAATGAACCTGCCGTTTCCATCAGCCTGTCCAGCTACGGCGCCGACCTGGTGCGCCAGCGGGGCCAAGGCTTTTTCGTCGATGTGCTGGCCGCCGCCGGCGCCAGCCGCATCGAATGGCGTGAGGAACTGCTCACCGGTGAGGTGCCCGCGCAACTGGCACAGGCCACCGCCGCGGCACGGCTGCAAAGCCTCTATTCCTCACCGACCGAGCTGTGGCTCGCCGGTCAGGCCTTACCGAACCCGCAACTGGAAACCGCCCTGCAGAACGCCGAGGCGTTCGGCGCCCGCTGGTTGAAAGTCTCGTTGGGCCACTTCGCCGACCGCCACGACTTCAGCGCGCTGGCCCACCGCTTGAGCCAAAGCCCGGTGCGGCTGCTGGTGGAGAACGATCAGACCCCGCACGGCGGGCGCATCGAGCCGTTCCAGCGTTTCTTCAGCGCCGTCGAGCAGCACGGGTTGCCGATCCGCATGACCTTCGACATCGGCAACTGGCAGTGGCAAGGCGAATCCGCCGCCCAGGCCGCACGCCTGTTGGGCCGGCACGTCGGCTACGTGCACTGCAAGGCGGTGGCCCGCCGCGCCGACGGCAAGCTCGTCGCCGTGCCGCCCGTCGCCAACGACCTGCATCACTGGGAACAACTGCTGCGGCACATGGATCAAGGCGTCATGCGCGCCGCCGAATACCCGCTGCAAGGCGACGACCTGGTGCAGCTCACCCGCGACCACGTCGCCGCCCTCGCCCGCCTCGGCCAATCCTGCCTGGAGCCTGCCCATGTCTGA